A region of Moorena producens PAL-8-15-08-1 DNA encodes the following proteins:
- a CDS encoding glycosyltransferase family 4 protein codes for MKILYLTTGVSIGGAELMLYHLLSKINRNRFSPVVLSLMGRDTVGDRIESLGIPVAHIGLEPGKIPTLKAFSNLINTVNTLKPDLIQGWMYHGNIAAKLASSFYSHKIPLLWSIHHSLYSLSSETKMTASLIRSGAIISKFIQGICFVSNQSKLQHEALGYSSENSCVIPNGFDTSLFKPSLEARAAFRSELGLSEQSILIGLIGRYHPMKDHPNFIRAASLLVKDFPDVHFIMVGTEVDQENNFLSSLIQDLGLSNHFHLLGERSDIPRLIAALDINTVASAYGEAFPLVIGEAMSSCVPCVVTDVGDSAWIVGNTGRVVPPRNSEALARAWKELILMGNEGRKALGKAARSRIIDSFSINSVVEQYESLYELILA; via the coding sequence ATGAAAATACTATACCTTACCACTGGAGTCTCCATAGGAGGTGCGGAGTTGATGTTATATCATCTCCTATCCAAGATCAACCGAAACCGCTTTAGTCCAGTGGTACTGTCTCTAATGGGGCGTGATACGGTAGGCGATCGCATTGAATCTTTGGGTATACCTGTTGCTCATATTGGTCTTGAACCAGGAAAGATTCCAACCCTAAAGGCATTCTCTAATTTAATTAATACGGTGAATACTCTCAAGCCTGATCTAATTCAGGGGTGGATGTATCACGGGAATATAGCTGCCAAATTAGCTAGTAGTTTTTATTCCCATAAAATTCCACTTTTGTGGAGCATTCATCATTCACTTTATTCCTTGTCCTCTGAGACTAAAATGACAGCATCACTGATTAGAAGTGGCGCTATTATTTCTAAATTTATCCAGGGAATTTGCTTTGTATCTAATCAAAGTAAATTACAGCATGAAGCCTTGGGATATTCTTCGGAAAACAGCTGTGTAATTCCGAATGGATTTGACACCTCTTTATTTAAACCATCCCTTGAAGCTAGAGCAGCTTTTCGTTCTGAGTTAGGCTTGTCTGAACAATCGATTTTAATCGGATTGATTGGTCGTTATCATCCCATGAAGGATCACCCTAATTTTATCCGGGCTGCTTCATTGTTAGTCAAAGACTTTCCTGATGTACATTTTATTATGGTTGGCACAGAGGTTGATCAAGAGAATAATTTTTTATCTTCGTTGATTCAGGACTTAGGACTATCGAATCATTTCCACTTACTAGGAGAACGCAGTGATATTCCTCGCCTGATTGCTGCTCTCGATATTAATACTGTGGCTTCTGCTTATGGGGAAGCCTTTCCTTTAGTTATTGGAGAGGCTATGTCGAGTTGTGTTCCCTGTGTGGTAACAGATGTGGGTGATTCAGCCTGGATTGTGGGTAATACGGGACGAGTGGTACCCCCAAGAAACTCAGAAGCATTGGCTAGGGCTTGGAAAGAGCTAATTTTGATGGGTAATGAAGGTAGGAAAGCGTTAGGAAAAGCAGCAAGGTCTAGAATTATTGATTCTTTTTCTATAAACTCAGTTGTCGAGCAATATGAGAGCTTATATGAACTTATTTTAGCTTAA
- a CDS encoding glycosyltransferase family 4 protein, giving the protein MNRLLIITTIPDTIRGFLLPLAHHFRFEGWRVDAMAQGVSACEECLAAFDQVWDVQWSRNPLDPQNLLLAPRTIQEVIAQKNYDIVHVHTPVAAFITRYALRGLRKQEKPRVIYTAHGFHFYGGGQPLKNALFLTLEKLAGHWTDYLVVINHEDKDAANHYNIVPPQQIRYMPGIGVDLEYYNFDSTPVADVMAVYEELGIAPENPLFLSVAEFIPRKHHQDILRAFACLERSDVHLALAGDGDEEWTQQMQDLASALGIKHQVHFLGFRRDIPTLIQASIATLLVSEQEGLPRSVMESLCLETPVIGTNIRGTRDLLAGDCGLLVEVGDIKGIAQAMTWVLDHPEDALAMGKRGREQMSAYDLQNILELHEALYSEAISDRILTPLGTGLWPVYNDSM; this is encoded by the coding sequence ATGAATAGACTTTTAATCATAACTACTATTCCGGATACAATCCGTGGCTTCCTGCTTCCCTTGGCTCACCACTTTCGGTTTGAAGGCTGGCGGGTAGATGCTATGGCTCAGGGAGTTTCGGCTTGTGAGGAATGCTTGGCAGCTTTTGACCAGGTTTGGGATGTCCAGTGGTCACGCAATCCCTTGGATCCACAGAATCTACTGTTGGCTCCACGAACTATCCAAGAAGTAATTGCTCAGAAGAACTATGATATTGTTCATGTACATACCCCAGTAGCGGCTTTTATTACTCGTTATGCTCTAAGGGGTTTGAGAAAGCAGGAAAAACCCAGGGTAATTTACACGGCTCATGGCTTTCACTTCTATGGTGGGGGACAACCTTTAAAAAATGCTTTGTTCCTGACATTGGAAAAATTGGCTGGACATTGGACTGACTACTTAGTAGTAATTAATCATGAGGATAAAGATGCAGCTAATCACTATAATATAGTGCCACCACAACAGATTCGTTATATGCCAGGAATCGGTGTTGATTTGGAATACTACAATTTTGATTCGACTCCTGTAGCTGATGTGATGGCGGTGTACGAGGAGCTGGGAATAGCACCGGAAAATCCACTATTTTTGTCAGTTGCTGAGTTTATCCCTCGTAAGCATCATCAGGATATTTTAAGGGCATTTGCCTGTTTGGAGCGATCTGATGTCCACTTGGCATTGGCAGGAGATGGAGATGAAGAGTGGACTCAACAAATGCAAGACTTGGCATCAGCTCTAGGCATTAAACATCAAGTACATTTCCTTGGTTTCCGCCGGGATATTCCGACTCTGATACAAGCCTCCATCGCAACACTGTTGGTTTCAGAACAAGAAGGACTTCCTAGAAGTGTGATGGAGTCCTTGTGTCTGGAAACACCAGTGATTGGGACTAATATCCGTGGCACTAGGGATTTGCTGGCAGGAGACTGTGGTCTTTTGGTTGAGGTGGGGGATATCAAGGGAATCGCTCAGGCCATGACCTGGGTATTAGACCATCCTGAAGACGCCTTAGCTATGGGCAAACGTGGACGGGAGCAAATGAGTGCTTATGATTTACAAAACATTCTGGAACTCCATGAGGCTTTGTATAGTGAAGCAATAAGCGATCGCATTTTGACACCTTTAGGCACTGGACTTTGGCCTGTTTACAATGACTCTATGTAA
- a CDS encoding sugar transferase: protein MTNIFPSHKLQQLIKEIADRLVAATALIVLSPVILIIAIAIYFSMARPIVFTQLRPGKDGRIFKFYKFRTMTDDCDGDGNLLPDEERLTAIGEFLRETSLDELPQLLNVLKGDMSFVGPRPLLVEYLDRYNCEQARRHEVKPGITGWAQVNGRNTISWENKFKCDVWYVDKWNLWLDFQILFLTFIKVTKREGIVNPTHSTLSEFQGSSPSC from the coding sequence ATGACGAACATTTTTCCTAGCCATAAATTACAACAACTAATTAAAGAGATTGCCGACAGATTGGTTGCTGCGACCGCTCTGATTGTTTTATCGCCTGTTATCCTAATTATTGCGATCGCAATCTACTTCAGTATGGCAAGACCAATTGTTTTCACCCAACTAAGACCGGGGAAAGATGGTCGGATTTTTAAGTTCTATAAATTCCGCACCATGACCGATGATTGCGACGGCGATGGTAATCTACTTCCGGATGAAGAACGCCTGACCGCAATTGGTGAATTTCTACGGGAAACCAGTTTAGATGAACTTCCTCAACTTTTGAATGTTCTGAAAGGGGATATGAGTTTTGTCGGACCTCGTCCTTTACTGGTGGAGTATTTAGATCGCTACAATTGTGAACAAGCACGCCGCCATGAGGTGAAACCTGGTATTACGGGTTGGGCACAAGTTAATGGTCGCAACACCATTAGTTGGGAAAATAAATTCAAATGTGATGTTTGGTACGTTGATAAGTGGAATCTCTGGCTTGATTTTCAAATCCTATTCCTAACCTTTATTAAAGTGACCAAGCGCGAAGGTATTGTTAACCCAACCCACTCTACCTTAAGTGAGTTTCAGGGGAGCTCTCCCTCTTGTTAA
- a CDS encoding peptidoglycan bridge formation glycyltransferase FemA/FemB family protein, which produces MDSKIIDFLSPLWGETLKQLRHDIYHIADYFTLESRRNQGIPEAIVIADGDKIFFVPYLLRKCDDICDQDSGDLFDVVSPYGYPGILLSEAAASTPGFANAAMAEFKRVLSVKGVCSAFLRLHPILNHNINELFNPNPFTFNGETISIDLTLPESKLWSHTRKDHRNKINKCKRAGMTARMVPFKDYIQEFIEVYQETMDRVGASGFYYFNYDYFVGLLETLGEQLHLCIVELDNQIISAGIYTECCGIVQAVLGGTKTQFFKQSPSVLETDFVRLWAKERGNEFLHLGGGVGGAKDSLYNFKAGFSKQRHTFLTLRLITDQEKYRYLVDLRAKALNTDPEKLLHSKFFPAYRCNH; this is translated from the coding sequence ATGGATAGTAAAATTATTGATTTTTTAAGCCCGTTATGGGGAGAAACCCTCAAGCAATTACGTCATGATATCTATCATATAGCCGACTATTTTACTCTAGAGTCTAGACGAAATCAAGGGATACCGGAAGCAATTGTAATAGCCGATGGAGATAAAATTTTCTTCGTTCCTTATTTACTGCGCAAATGTGATGACATTTGCGATCAAGACTCAGGGGATTTATTTGATGTGGTCTCTCCCTATGGTTATCCAGGAATTTTATTAAGTGAGGCAGCTGCTAGCACACCAGGGTTTGCTAATGCAGCAATGGCTGAATTCAAACGTGTGTTATCTGTCAAGGGAGTATGTTCAGCTTTCTTGCGACTTCATCCCATACTTAATCATAATATTAATGAATTATTTAACCCTAACCCGTTTACCTTCAATGGCGAGACAATCTCCATTGATTTAACACTCCCTGAGTCTAAACTCTGGAGTCATACCCGCAAAGATCATCGCAATAAGATTAATAAGTGTAAGCGTGCTGGAATGACAGCCAGAATGGTTCCATTTAAAGACTACATTCAGGAATTTATTGAAGTCTATCAAGAGACTATGGATCGGGTAGGTGCTTCAGGGTTTTATTATTTTAACTATGATTACTTTGTCGGACTATTAGAGACACTAGGAGAGCAACTTCACCTCTGTATTGTTGAACTGGATAATCAAATCATATCCGCTGGTATTTACACAGAATGCTGTGGCATCGTTCAAGCTGTCCTGGGTGGAACTAAAACCCAGTTTTTCAAACAATCTCCAAGTGTTTTAGAAACAGATTTTGTCCGACTCTGGGCTAAAGAACGCGGCAATGAATTTTTGCACCTTGGCGGTGGTGTAGGAGGCGCAAAAGATAGTCTCTACAATTTCAAAGCGGGTTTCTCCAAGCAAAGACACACCTTCCTGACACTACGTTTAATTACTGATCAAGAAAAGTATCGTTATCTCGTTGATTTACGAGCCAAAGCATTAAACACTGACCCAGAAAAACTCCTCCACTCGAAATTCTTCCCCGCCTATCGTTGTAATCATTAA